A single genomic interval of Streptomyces graminofaciens harbors:
- a CDS encoding family 43 glycosylhydrolase: MTYIAGLRGRARRGAGRLAGLTAASLLLGLAGPAAPAHADQSADITDGLALWYKLDATSGTTVTDASGNGRDGTVSGTAGWSGSGQGLAFNGSDTYIKVPNDVMKGMASISVSLDVLIDDAQSTPYFIYGFGNTSGGNGNGYLFTTGNGLRTSIATGNWSTEQNTRPSDSHNLTRGVWKQLTYTQTGNTGVLYEDGVEVGRNTSVTITPGAIGSGTTTANYIGKSVYTGDKLFKGKIRDFRMYNRALTGSEVEQLSLPVAAQGVADDKVALTLGDTSGVTADLDLPKTGTTGGSSISWKSDNTDVVSDSGKVTRPAAGEPDGHATLTATLKKGSVSDTKTFEVTVLPAFDDATAAKQAAEALTVHNLDDVRGNLTLPADGALGTKVSWSSAKPDVVSAEGVVHRPAHGDGGTTVELTATVTKGDAKATRDFTAKVPELPEKQALKGYMFSYFTGEGTSDGEQLYAALSKGNDPLKWRELNDGKPVLTSTLGEKGLRDPFIIRSPEGDKFYQIATDLRIYGNGDWDRSQRSGSKSIMVWESTDLVNWTNQRLVKVSPDSAGNTWAPEAYYDEKLGEYVVFWASKLYDNEAHSGDTYNRMMYATTRDFYTFSEPKVWVDRGYSVIDSTVIQHDGTYFRLSKDERNNTSSTPNSKFIFEEKSDSLRNLSWDAVAEGIGKGTMSAAEGPLVFKSNTEEKWYAFLDEFGGRGYIPFETTDLASGTWTPSSSYDLPSKPRHGTVLPVTQAEYDRLLNTYQPDQIVKSAEDVKVETRIGDAPVLPATVIAEYADGAKRPVSVTWEDVPASKYAQAGTFTVEGTLSGDATIDVHAEVTVSEEGPDIPADLVLHYGFDETGGSIARDSSGHGYHGTYVRTPDFGTGVDGGSFKMSGGSSSSDSPYVKIPNGVLKDAGSVTVSTYVKWKGGNNFQWLFGLGPDSNKYLFATPSNGGGKLFSAITKATWSGEKQMIGGSQLTAGEWKHITVTLNGSTETAILYVDGAETARVNGVTVKPSELYDSAKDYSGYIGKSLYSPDPYFGGEVDDFRIYNRALTPAEVLELAGNTTGIAVATHPALKVDAIVNDKDSKVVLPLTEGSDITALAPEFTLAHGATISPASGTLHDFTEPVKYEVTGSDGKKRTWTVSALVMKSPVLPGLNADPNIVRFGDTFYMYPTTDGFEGWSGTQFKAYSSTDLVHWKDHGVILDLGPDVSWADSRAWAPTIAEKNGKYYFYFCADANIGVAVSDSPTGPFKDALDKPLLKAGQYSGQMIDPATFTDDDGQTYLYWGNGHAYVVPLNDDMVSFDASKVTDITPSGYNEGTFVIKRKGTYYFMWSENDTRDENYRVAYATGSSPTGPWTKRGVILEKDLSLGIKGPGHHSVVHVPNTDDWYIAYHRFAIPGGDGTHRETTIDKLEFDADGLIKNVVPTLESIDPVTIVHAGPNAAGKEGDKLQLNGTLSGAGSPKWTVEEGAPCAFTDAKSAKTTLVCTDNGTYKVTLTGGRSTDTATVTVTNAAPKITSVTGPKAPVSVGKVATVTAKFGDPGTSDTHTCKVDWKDGTKATAGTVEDKVCRAAHTYKKAGIRRPVITVTDDDGASVSTTLPELIVYDRAAGPAAGTGTFTSPKGAYTADAKLTGKAAFSFSAKYGKRDTVPSGKAALDFGGGKLKFRSTGSDWLVVTGSKAVYQGSGKVNGKSGYAFRITATDSPDTFRIKIWKKSSGKVVYDNVDAAKTKGITVGNHRR, translated from the coding sequence ATGACGTACATCGCAGGTCTGCGCGGCCGCGCGAGACGCGGGGCAGGCCGGCTCGCCGGGCTGACCGCCGCGTCACTGCTTCTGGGCCTCGCCGGCCCCGCCGCTCCCGCGCACGCGGACCAGAGCGCCGACATCACCGACGGCCTGGCCCTCTGGTACAAGCTCGACGCCACCTCCGGCACGACCGTCACCGACGCCTCCGGCAACGGCCGGGACGGCACGGTCAGCGGCACGGCGGGCTGGTCGGGCAGCGGCCAGGGCCTCGCCTTCAACGGTTCCGACACCTACATCAAGGTGCCGAACGACGTCATGAAGGGCATGGCCTCGATCAGCGTCTCCCTGGACGTCCTGATCGACGACGCGCAGAGCACCCCGTACTTCATCTACGGCTTCGGCAACACCAGCGGCGGCAACGGCAACGGGTACCTCTTCACCACCGGCAACGGACTGCGGACGTCCATCGCCACGGGCAACTGGTCGACCGAGCAGAACACCAGGCCCTCCGACTCGCACAACCTGACCCGTGGGGTGTGGAAGCAGCTCACCTACACGCAGACCGGCAACACGGGTGTGCTGTACGAGGACGGCGTGGAGGTCGGCCGCAACACGTCGGTCACCATCACCCCGGGTGCCATCGGCTCGGGCACCACAACCGCCAACTACATAGGCAAGTCGGTCTACACCGGCGACAAGCTCTTCAAGGGCAAGATCCGCGACTTCCGGATGTACAACCGGGCGCTCACCGGCTCCGAGGTCGAGCAGCTCTCGCTCCCCGTGGCCGCGCAGGGCGTCGCCGACGACAAGGTCGCTCTCACTCTCGGCGACACCAGCGGGGTGACCGCCGACCTGGATCTGCCGAAGACCGGCACGACCGGCGGTTCGTCGATCAGCTGGAAGAGCGACAACACCGATGTCGTCTCGGACTCCGGCAAGGTCACCCGCCCCGCCGCCGGTGAGCCGGACGGCCACGCCACGCTCACGGCGACCCTGAAGAAGGGCTCCGTCAGCGACACCAAGACCTTCGAGGTCACGGTCCTGCCCGCCTTCGACGACGCGACCGCCGCGAAGCAGGCCGCCGAGGCGCTGACCGTGCACAACCTCGACGACGTACGCGGAAACCTCACTCTCCCCGCCGACGGCGCCTTGGGCACGAAGGTCTCCTGGTCCTCGGCGAAGCCGGACGTCGTCTCCGCCGAGGGCGTGGTCCACCGCCCGGCGCACGGCGACGGCGGCACGACCGTCGAGCTGACCGCGACCGTCACCAAGGGCGACGCGAAGGCCACCCGCGACTTCACCGCGAAGGTCCCCGAGCTGCCCGAGAAGCAGGCTCTCAAGGGCTACATGTTCAGCTACTTCACCGGCGAGGGCACCTCGGACGGCGAGCAGCTCTACGCGGCCCTCAGCAAGGGCAACGACCCGCTCAAGTGGCGTGAGCTGAACGACGGAAAGCCCGTTCTCACCTCCACCCTCGGCGAGAAGGGACTGCGCGACCCGTTCATCATCCGCTCCCCGGAGGGCGACAAGTTCTACCAGATCGCCACCGACCTGCGGATCTACGGCAACGGTGACTGGGACCGCTCACAGCGCTCCGGCAGCAAGTCCATCATGGTCTGGGAGTCCACCGACCTGGTGAACTGGACCAACCAGCGCCTGGTCAAGGTCTCCCCCGACTCGGCCGGCAACACCTGGGCCCCCGAGGCGTACTACGACGAGAAGCTCGGCGAGTACGTGGTCTTCTGGGCGTCGAAGCTGTACGACAACGAGGCGCACTCCGGCGACACGTACAACCGGATGATGTACGCGACGACCCGCGACTTCTACACCTTCAGCGAGCCCAAGGTCTGGGTCGACCGCGGCTACTCGGTCATCGACTCCACGGTCATCCAGCACGACGGCACCTACTTCCGCCTCTCCAAGGACGAGCGGAACAACACCTCCTCCACGCCCAACAGCAAGTTCATCTTCGAGGAGAAGAGCGACTCCCTGCGCAACCTGTCGTGGGACGCGGTCGCCGAGGGCATCGGCAAGGGCACGATGAGCGCCGCCGAGGGCCCGCTGGTGTTCAAGTCGAACACCGAGGAGAAGTGGTACGCGTTCCTGGACGAGTTCGGCGGGCGCGGCTACATCCCCTTCGAGACGACCGATCTCGCCTCGGGCACCTGGACCCCGTCGTCCTCGTACGACCTGCCGTCCAAGCCCCGCCACGGCACGGTGCTGCCGGTGACGCAGGCCGAGTACGACCGGCTGCTGAACACCTACCAGCCCGACCAGATCGTGAAGAGCGCCGAGGACGTCAAGGTCGAGACGCGCATCGGTGACGCCCCGGTGCTGCCCGCCACGGTCATCGCCGAGTACGCGGACGGTGCGAAGCGCCCCGTCTCGGTCACCTGGGAGGACGTGCCGGCGTCGAAGTACGCGCAGGCCGGCACCTTCACGGTCGAAGGCACCCTGTCGGGCGACGCCACGATCGACGTACACGCCGAGGTCACGGTCTCGGAAGAGGGACCGGACATCCCGGCGGACCTGGTCCTGCACTACGGCTTCGACGAGACCGGCGGCAGCATCGCCCGTGACTCCAGCGGCCACGGCTACCACGGCACCTACGTCCGCACGCCCGACTTCGGGACCGGCGTGGACGGCGGCTCGTTCAAGATGTCCGGCGGCTCCAGCAGCTCCGACTCGCCGTACGTGAAGATCCCCAACGGGGTGCTGAAGGACGCGGGCAGCGTCACCGTCTCCACGTACGTCAAGTGGAAGGGCGGCAACAACTTCCAGTGGCTGTTCGGGCTCGGTCCCGACAGCAACAAGTACCTCTTCGCCACTCCCTCCAACGGTGGCGGCAAGCTGTTCTCCGCGATCACCAAGGCCACCTGGTCCGGTGAGAAGCAGATGATCGGCGGCTCGCAACTCACCGCCGGTGAGTGGAAGCACATCACCGTCACGCTGAACGGCTCCACCGAGACGGCGATCCTCTACGTGGACGGCGCAGAGACGGCCCGCGTGAACGGTGTCACCGTCAAGCCGTCCGAGCTGTACGACTCGGCGAAGGACTACTCCGGCTACATCGGCAAGTCCCTGTACTCCCCGGACCCGTACTTCGGCGGCGAGGTCGACGACTTCCGGATCTACAACCGGGCCCTCACGCCCGCGGAGGTCCTGGAGCTCGCCGGCAACACCACGGGCATCGCGGTGGCGACCCACCCGGCGCTCAAGGTGGACGCGATCGTCAACGACAAGGACAGCAAGGTCGTCCTGCCGCTGACCGAGGGCAGTGACATCACCGCCCTGGCCCCGGAGTTCACCCTCGCCCACGGCGCGACGATCAGCCCCGCCTCCGGCACCCTGCACGACTTCACCGAGCCGGTGAAGTACGAGGTCACCGGTTCGGACGGCAAGAAGCGCACCTGGACGGTCTCGGCACTGGTCATGAAGAGCCCGGTTCTCCCCGGTCTCAACGCCGACCCGAACATCGTCCGCTTCGGCGACACCTTCTACATGTACCCGACCACCGACGGCTTCGAGGGCTGGAGCGGCACGCAGTTCAAGGCGTACTCCTCCACCGACCTGGTCCACTGGAAGGACCACGGCGTCATCCTCGACCTCGGGCCGGACGTCTCCTGGGCGGACAGCAGGGCCTGGGCGCCGACGATCGCCGAGAAGAACGGCAAGTACTACTTCTACTTCTGCGCCGACGCGAACATCGGTGTCGCGGTCTCCGACTCGCCCACCGGCCCGTTCAAGGACGCCCTGGACAAGCCACTGCTCAAGGCGGGCCAGTACAGCGGCCAGATGATCGACCCGGCGACCTTCACGGACGACGACGGCCAGACGTACCTGTACTGGGGCAACGGCCACGCCTATGTGGTCCCGCTGAACGACGACATGGTCTCCTTCGACGCCTCGAAGGTCACCGACATCACCCCCAGCGGCTACAACGAGGGCACCTTCGTCATCAAGCGCAAGGGCACCTACTACTTCATGTGGTCGGAGAACGACACACGTGACGAGAACTACCGGGTCGCCTACGCCACCGGCTCCTCGCCCACCGGTCCCTGGACCAAGCGCGGAGTGATCCTGGAGAAGGACCTTTCCCTCGGTATCAAGGGCCCCGGCCACCACTCGGTGGTCCACGTCCCGAACACCGACGACTGGTACATCGCCTACCACCGCTTCGCCATCCCCGGCGGTGACGGCACCCACCGTGAAACCACCATCGACAAGCTGGAGTTCGACGCCGACGGCCTGATCAAGAACGTCGTTCCCACCCTGGAGAGCATCGATCCCGTCACCATCGTCCACGCCGGTCCGAACGCCGCGGGCAAGGAGGGCGACAAGCTCCAGCTGAACGGCACGCTCTCGGGCGCCGGCAGCCCCAAGTGGACGGTCGAGGAGGGTGCGCCCTGTGCCTTCACCGACGCCAAGTCGGCGAAGACCACGCTCGTCTGCACCGACAACGGCACCTACAAGGTGACCCTGACCGGCGGCCGCAGCACCGACACGGCGACGGTCACCGTCACCAACGCGGCCCCGAAGATCACCTCCGTCACCGGTCCGAAGGCCCCGGTGTCGGTGGGCAAGGTCGCGACGGTCACCGCCAAGTTCGGCGACCCCGGCACCAGTGACACCCACACCTGCAAGGTCGACTGGAAGGACGGCACCAAGGCGACGGCCGGCACGGTCGAGGACAAGGTCTGCCGCGCCGCGCACACCTACAAGAAGGCCGGTATCCGCCGACCGGTGATCACGGTCACCGACGACGACGGCGCCTCGGTGAGCACCACGCTCCCCGAGCTGATCGTCTACGACCGCGCGGCGGGCCCCGCGGCCGGCACCGGCACCTTCACCTCTCCGAAGGGCGCCTACACGGCCGACGCCAAGCTGACCGGGAAAGCGGCGTTCTCCTTCTCCGCCAAGTACGGCAAGCGTGACACCGTGCCGTCCGGGAAGGCCGCTCTCGACTTCGGCGGGGGCAAGCTGAAGTTCCGCTCCACGGGTTCCGACTGGCTCGTGGTCACCGGTTCCAAGGCCGTGTACCAGGGCTCCGGCAAGGTCAACGGCAAGAGCGGCTACGCCTTCCGGATCACCGCGACCGACAGCCCCGACACCTTCCGGATCAAGATCTGGAAGAAGTCCAGCGGCAAGGTCGTGTACGACAACGTCGACGCCGCGAAGACGAAGGGGATCACCGTAGGAAACCACCGCCGGTAG
- a CDS encoding GNAT family N-acetyltransferase, whose translation MSPQPPLTPGPTVRPATLDDAAAICALMGEVDMAELGRVDAQLDEVQADLKHSEVDLERDTWLMFGGDRLIAYGLLWDESGGERIDMDHYVLPGRSVDGLRLFDPMEARAVERAAANGASRAVIHLSLNTTPTTDLDALRGRGWRPVRRYNCLHRPLSAADRPPVPPAGVTLRPCATEADRRSAHAVLQESFTDHFDFQRRTYEQWLDDIDAENADWSLIWIARVDGLGDAAVMRTRNNRVSMGWISNLGVLREARGRGLGSLLLRHAFGHYTALGRDRVGLGVDTDNSSGALALYARHGLSLDFAVDTWELVRPTGK comes from the coding sequence ATGAGCCCGCAGCCGCCCCTGACTCCCGGTCCGACCGTGCGCCCGGCGACCCTCGACGACGCGGCGGCGATCTGCGCCCTCATGGGCGAGGTGGACATGGCGGAGCTCGGTCGAGTCGACGCCCAACTCGACGAGGTTCAGGCCGACTTGAAGCACTCCGAGGTGGATCTGGAGCGCGACACCTGGCTGATGTTCGGCGGCGACCGGCTGATCGCCTACGGCCTGCTGTGGGACGAGTCCGGCGGTGAGCGGATCGATATGGACCACTATGTGCTGCCCGGCCGGTCAGTCGACGGACTGCGTCTGTTCGACCCGATGGAAGCGCGCGCCGTGGAGCGGGCGGCCGCCAACGGGGCGTCCCGGGCGGTGATCCATCTGTCTCTCAACACCACGCCCACGACGGACCTGGACGCGCTGCGCGGCCGCGGCTGGCGGCCGGTCCGCCGCTACAACTGCCTGCACCGCCCCCTGTCCGCCGCCGACCGGCCGCCCGTACCGCCGGCCGGCGTCACACTGCGCCCGTGCGCGACCGAGGCGGACCGCAGGAGCGCGCACGCCGTGCTCCAGGAGTCCTTCACCGACCACTTCGACTTCCAGCGGCGTACATACGAGCAGTGGCTGGACGACATCGACGCGGAGAACGCCGACTGGTCGCTGATCTGGATCGCCCGGGTCGACGGCCTCGGTGACGCGGCGGTCATGCGCACCCGCAACAACCGCGTCTCGATGGGCTGGATCTCCAACCTGGGCGTTCTGCGCGAGGCCCGGGGCCGGGGCCTCGGCAGCCTGCTGCTGCGCCACGCCTTCGGGCACTACACTGCGCTCGGGCGCGACCGCGTCGGCCTCGGTGTGGACACGGACAACAGCAGTGGCGCCCTCGCCCTGTACGCACGGCACGGCCTGAGCCTCGACTTCGCCGTCGACACCTGGGAACTGGTCCGGCCGACGGGAAAGTGA
- a CDS encoding STAS domain-containing protein gives MHDVDDYPEARTIPGLLVYRYDSPLFFANAEDFRRRALAAVDEQEVPVRWFLLNTEANVEVDITALDAVEELRRELIERDIVFALARVKQELRDELEAYGLAQRVGDERIFPTLPTAVAAYRAWSREAGSA, from the coding sequence ATGCACGACGTGGACGACTACCCGGAGGCCCGTACGATCCCGGGGCTGCTCGTCTACCGCTACGACTCCCCTCTCTTCTTCGCCAACGCCGAGGACTTCCGGCGCCGGGCGCTGGCCGCCGTCGACGAGCAGGAAGTGCCGGTGCGCTGGTTCCTGCTCAACACCGAGGCCAATGTGGAGGTCGACATCACCGCCCTGGACGCTGTCGAGGAACTGCGCCGGGAGCTGATCGAACGCGACATCGTCTTCGCCCTCGCCCGGGTCAAGCAGGAACTGCGGGACGAGCTGGAGGCGTACGGGCTCGCGCAGCGGGTCGGCGACGAGCGGATCTTCCCCACGCTGCCGACCGCGGTGGCGGCGTACCGGGCGTGGAGCCGCGAGGCCGGATCGGCGTAA
- a CDS encoding FAD:protein FMN transferase, with protein sequence MRWVEQVMGFPVSLRVDDEDVPETSADAVFAWLNEVDVRFSPFKPDSEVSRLDRGELAAKDLSADLTEVLDLCERYRVATGGAFDVRLPGRGLDPCAVVKGWSVQRAAELLTAAGARRFCLNAGGDVVASGGPWRVGVRHPEQADKLCVVLRLTDEAVATSARYERGDHIIDGRTGRPATGLLSLTVVAPTLTEADSVATAAFAMGAEGIEWACGQKGCEVFAVDAERRVFRTPGLPVAA encoded by the coding sequence GTGCGGTGGGTCGAGCAGGTGATGGGGTTCCCGGTCTCGCTGCGGGTGGACGACGAGGACGTACCCGAGACGTCGGCGGACGCGGTGTTCGCGTGGCTGAACGAGGTCGACGTCCGGTTCAGCCCGTTCAAGCCCGACAGCGAGGTCTCCCGCCTCGACCGGGGCGAGCTGGCGGCGAAGGATCTCAGCGCGGACCTCACGGAGGTGCTCGACCTGTGCGAGCGCTACCGGGTGGCGACGGGCGGCGCCTTCGACGTACGGCTGCCCGGTCGCGGTCTCGACCCGTGCGCGGTGGTGAAGGGCTGGTCGGTACAGCGGGCAGCGGAGCTGCTCACCGCGGCCGGGGCCCGGCGGTTCTGCCTGAACGCCGGTGGTGACGTGGTCGCCTCCGGCGGGCCCTGGCGGGTGGGCGTACGCCACCCCGAGCAGGCGGACAAGCTGTGTGTGGTGCTGCGCTTGACGGACGAGGCGGTCGCGACCTCCGCGCGCTACGAGCGCGGCGACCACATCATCGACGGCCGTACGGGCCGGCCCGCGACCGGGCTGCTCAGCCTGACCGTGGTGGCCCCGACCCTGACCGAGGCCGACTCGGTCGCCACGGCGGCCTTCGCGATGGGCGCCGAGGGCATCGAGTGGGCCTGTGGGCAGAAGGGCTGCGAGGTGTTCGCGGTCGACGCCGAGCGGCGGGTCTTCCGTACGCCGGGGTTGCCGGTGGCCGCCTGA
- a CDS encoding FMN-binding protein, whose product MKRAIPVLVLSAAALVPVWRYTPSTETTSSSQASESTPSASASTSTDGSTVVKGTAVDTEKGTVQVQVTFVGTEITAVKMLQQPDHPQTTAAVPKLIEETLQAQSAEIDTVSGATITSDGYRESLQAAIDANDDSASSSSSDSSSGSSSDSGSDKDSDSAASASQTVDGTAVDTSKGTVQVQVTFEGDEISAVQMLQQPNHPQTTAAVPTLIEETLAAQSADIDTVSGATITSDGYRQSLQAAIDAKGA is encoded by the coding sequence GTGAAACGAGCCATACCTGTACTGGTCCTGAGCGCCGCCGCCCTCGTCCCCGTCTGGCGGTACACGCCGTCGACCGAGACGACGTCGAGCTCACAGGCCTCCGAATCCACCCCTTCGGCCTCCGCGTCCACCTCCACCGACGGTTCCACCGTCGTCAAGGGCACGGCCGTGGACACCGAGAAGGGCACCGTGCAGGTCCAGGTGACCTTCGTGGGCACCGAGATCACGGCTGTGAAGATGCTCCAGCAGCCGGACCATCCGCAGACGACGGCCGCGGTGCCGAAGCTGATCGAGGAGACGCTTCAGGCGCAGAGCGCCGAGATCGACACGGTCTCCGGCGCGACGATCACCAGCGACGGCTACCGGGAGTCCCTCCAGGCGGCGATCGACGCGAACGACGACTCGGCTTCGTCCTCGTCGTCCGACTCCTCCTCCGGCTCCTCTTCCGATTCCGGCTCGGACAAGGACTCGGACTCGGCGGCCTCCGCTTCGCAGACCGTCGACGGCACGGCGGTCGACACGTCGAAGGGCACCGTGCAGGTGCAGGTCACCTTCGAGGGCGACGAGATCAGCGCCGTGCAGATGCTGCAGCAGCCCAACCACCCGCAGACCACGGCCGCCGTACCGACGCTGATCGAGGAGACCCTCGCGGCGCAGAGCGCCGACATCGACACCGTCTCCGGCGCGACCATCACCAGCGACGGCTACCGGCAGTCCCTCCAGGCGGCGATCGACGCGAAGGGCGCCTGA
- a CDS encoding ferredoxin reductase family protein, whose product MTTVQQPPAAPSRPGVRPKVVARSGLYAVLAANVAVVTVFFVQAGFASNTLIVLGRLTGLYGALLMAFQLLLVARLPWFDRRIGMDRLTSWHRWTGFSVLWLLLTHAVFIVFGYADSSSLDPVNQLVDLAETVEGVLRAIVALALIIVIGVVSARAARRRLAYETWHFIHLYTYVAVVLAFTHQVAAGTTFASSEPAKTYWYGVWGFALAAVFLGRLVLPLWRNWRHQLRVTAVVPEADNVVSIYMTGRDLDKMPARAGQFFMWRFLTPDRWWQANPFSLSAAPDGRQLRLTAKAAGDGSAALKHVKVGTRVFAEGPYGAFTAMHRTRPESVLIAGGVGVTPIRALLEEIDGHAVILYRVATDRDAVLYDELRELAHAKGCELHLVTGPVSPDKLAPSELVRLVPDIRERDVFLCGPPPMMNAVLGNLRELDVPKQQIHFERFSLAG is encoded by the coding sequence GTGACCACTGTCCAACAACCCCCCGCGGCGCCCAGTCGCCCGGGAGTGCGCCCCAAAGTGGTCGCCCGTAGCGGCCTCTACGCCGTACTGGCCGCCAATGTGGCGGTGGTGACCGTCTTCTTCGTCCAGGCGGGCTTCGCCTCGAACACCCTGATCGTGCTGGGCCGGCTGACCGGCCTGTACGGCGCGCTGCTGATGGCCTTCCAGCTGCTGCTGGTGGCCCGGCTGCCCTGGTTCGACCGGCGCATCGGCATGGACCGGCTGACCTCCTGGCACCGCTGGACCGGTTTCTCGGTGCTGTGGCTGCTGCTGACGCACGCCGTGTTCATCGTCTTCGGCTACGCCGATTCCTCCTCCCTGGACCCGGTCAACCAGTTGGTCGACCTCGCCGAGACCGTCGAGGGCGTACTGCGCGCGATCGTCGCCCTGGCCCTGATCATCGTGATCGGCGTGGTCTCGGCCAGGGCCGCCCGCCGCCGTCTGGCGTACGAGACGTGGCACTTCATCCACCTGTACACGTACGTTGCGGTGGTGCTGGCCTTCACTCACCAGGTCGCGGCGGGCACGACGTTCGCCTCGTCCGAGCCGGCGAAGACGTACTGGTACGGCGTATGGGGCTTCGCGCTCGCCGCGGTGTTCCTGGGCCGTCTCGTGCTGCCGCTGTGGCGGAACTGGCGTCACCAGCTGCGGGTGACGGCCGTCGTCCCCGAGGCCGACAACGTCGTGTCGATCTATATGACCGGCCGTGACCTGGACAAGATGCCCGCGCGGGCCGGCCAGTTCTTCATGTGGCGCTTCCTGACCCCGGACCGCTGGTGGCAGGCCAACCCGTTCTCCCTGTCGGCGGCGCCCGACGGCAGGCAGCTGCGGCTGACGGCGAAGGCCGCCGGTGACGGCAGCGCGGCCCTGAAGCATGTGAAGGTGGGCACGCGTGTGTTCGCCGAGGGCCCGTACGGCGCGTTCACCGCGATGCACCGCACCCGCCCGGAGTCCGTGCTGATCGCCGGTGGCGTGGGTGTCACCCCGATCCGGGCACTGCTGGAGGAGATAGACGGGCACGCCGTGATCCTCTACCGGGTGGCCACCGACCGGGACGCGGTCCTCTACGACGAACTGCGGGAGCTCGCCCACGCCAAGGGCTGCGAGCTGCACCTGGTGACCGGCCCGGTCAGCCCCGACAAGCTGGCGCCGAGCGAGCTGGTGCGGCTGGTGCCGGACATCAGGGAGCGGGACGTGTTCCTGTGCGGGCCGCCGCCGATGATGAACGCGGTGCTGGGCAACCTGCGTGAGCTGGACGTGCCCAAGCAGCAGATCCACTTCGAGCGCTTCAGCCTGGCCGGATGA
- a CDS encoding response regulator transcription factor, which yields MEKVRLLVVDDDPPIADLVATVARYEGWEAVTAYSGEDALRQAAEFHPDIVVLDLMLPGLDGFGVLDRLRQSGTMVPVVFLTARDGVADRVAGLTRGGDDYLVKPFAVEELMARLRTVLRRSAGPSFQRSVLQVADLTMDEDTREVRRGEKLLTLTPTEYEVLRYLMRKSPTVLTKAQILDHVWEYGFGGRSNVVELVVSRLRRKLDGIDDGIAPLIHTVRGFGYVLRQASE from the coding sequence GTGGAAAAAGTGCGACTTCTCGTGGTGGACGACGATCCGCCCATCGCCGACCTCGTGGCGACAGTGGCCCGCTACGAGGGCTGGGAGGCGGTCACCGCGTACTCGGGAGAGGACGCGCTGCGGCAGGCCGCAGAGTTCCACCCGGACATCGTGGTGCTGGATCTGATGCTGCCAGGCCTCGACGGATTCGGCGTGCTCGACCGGCTGCGCCAGTCCGGCACGATGGTGCCCGTGGTCTTCCTCACCGCCCGCGACGGCGTCGCCGACCGGGTCGCCGGACTCACCCGGGGCGGTGACGACTATCTGGTCAAGCCGTTCGCCGTGGAGGAGCTGATGGCCCGGCTGCGCACGGTGCTGCGCCGCAGCGCCGGGCCCTCCTTCCAGCGGTCCGTGCTCCAGGTCGCGGACCTGACCATGGACGAGGACACCCGCGAGGTCCGCCGCGGCGAAAAACTGCTCACGCTCACCCCCACCGAGTACGAGGTGCTGCGCTACCTCATGCGCAAGTCGCCCACCGTCCTCACCAAGGCACAGATCCTCGACCACGTCTGGGAGTACGGCTTCGGCGGCCGCTCCAACGTGGTCGAGCTGGTCGTCAGCCGGCTGCGCCGCAAGCTCGACGGCATCGATGACGGCATCGCACCGCTCATCCACACCGTACGAGGGTTCGGATACGTGCTCCGGCAGGCCAGCGAGTGA